The following is a genomic window from Rhizobium sp. 11515TR.
GATGAGCTCTATGAAATCGCCGATAATTTCGTCGTCTTCCGCGACGGTCGTGCCGTCGGTCACGGCGAACTGAAGTCGACGCCGCAGGACGAGATCGTCCGCATGATGGTCGGTCGCGACGTCAAGGATGCTTTCCCGAAAGTGCCCGTCACGATCGGCGACACTGTTCTTGAAGTCGACAAATACTGTCATCGCACCGAATTCCGCGACATTTCTTTCAAGCTCAGGCGGGGCGAGATCCTTGGCGTTTACGGGCTGATCGGCGCCGGACGATCGGAGCTTTGCCAATCGCTCTTCGGCATCACCAAACCGCTGTCCGGGCGCCTGACGCTCGACGGACAGGAAATCCAGGTACGTTCGCCGCAGGATGCCATTGCCGCCGGCATCGTCTACGTGCCGGAAGAGCGTGGCCGCCACGGCCTGGCGCTGCCGATGCCGATCTATCAGAACATGTCGCTACCCTCCCTCGGACGCACCTCGCGCAAAGGCTTCCTGAAGGCGGCCAACGAATTCGCTCTCGCCCGCAAATACGCTGAACGGCTGGATTTGCGCGCGGCCGCGCTTTCCGTGCCTGTGGGAACGCTCTCCGGCGGCAACCAGCAGAAGGTGGTCATCGGCAAGTGGCTGGCGACGCAGCCGAAGATCATCATTCTGGATGAACCCACCAAGGGGATCGATATAGGCTCGAAGGCTGCCGTCCACGGCTTCATCAGCGAGCTGGCGGCCGAAGGCCTCAGCATCATCATGATCTCCTCCGAACTGCCCGAGATTCTTGGCATGTCGGATCGCGTGCTGGTCATGAAGGAGGGTCTGTCCGCTGGCCTTTTCGAGCGCGAAGGTTTGACGCCGGAAACCTTGGTGCGCGCCGCCACGGGAAATGCATAAGGAGAGCCGGATGCCACGCATCCTCAAAAAGCGCGAAACACTGCTCGCCGTTATCATCGTCATAATGATTGCCGGTTTCGCAACGCGTGCGGCCGGCTTTGCCGAGCCCAGCAATCTTGCCAATATCTTCAACGACACCTCGATCCTCATCATCCTGGCGCTTGCCCAGATGACGGTCATCCTGACGAAATCGATCGATCTGTCCGTTGCCGCCAATCTGGCGCTGACAGGCATGGCAGTTGCGATGCTGAACGCAGGCTACCCCGATATTCCGCTGATCGCACTCGTCATCACGGCAATCCTGATGGGTGCGGTTCTCGGCGCCATCAATGGCTATCTCGTCTGGGCGCTGGAAATCCCGCCGATCGTCGTCACGCTCGGTACCCTGACGATCTATCGCGGTATGGCATTCGTTCTTTCAGGCGGCGCCTGGGTCAACGCGCACCAGTTCACGCCGATCTTCCTGAACGTGCCGC
Proteins encoded in this region:
- a CDS encoding sugar ABC transporter ATP-binding protein, whose product is MTTVLQRSIADAPAANNQAILEMRGISQIFPGVKALDGVSISLYPGKVTALIGENGAGKSTLVKILTGIYRPNEGEILVDGKPTAFANAQAAIDAGVTAIHQETVLFDELTVAENIFLGHAPRTSWRTIDWKTMNSRSRELLQSLESAIDPTTRLKDLSIAQRHLVAIARALSIEARIVIMDEPTAALSRKEIDDLFRIVEGLKAKGKAILFISHKFDELYEIADNFVVFRDGRAVGHGELKSTPQDEIVRMMVGRDVKDAFPKVPVTIGDTVLEVDKYCHRTEFRDISFKLRRGEILGVYGLIGAGRSELCQSLFGITKPLSGRLTLDGQEIQVRSPQDAIAAGIVYVPEERGRHGLALPMPIYQNMSLPSLGRTSRKGFLKAANEFALARKYAERLDLRAAALSVPVGTLSGGNQQKVVIGKWLATQPKIIILDEPTKGIDIGSKAAVHGFISELAAEGLSIIMISSELPEILGMSDRVLVMKEGLSAGLFEREGLTPETLVRAATGNA